The following proteins are co-located in the Apis mellifera strain DH4 linkage group LG9, Amel_HAv3.1, whole genome shotgun sequence genome:
- the LOC100579047 gene encoding adult-specific cuticular protein ACP-22 translates to MLESCSSHLVGLNTVMGNTRIKVGIALTIALALGHRSRGGVISLDGEDFHQQQDPEQHDSLATSYLQFHGPVEGPVYEVKVPYSVNHGDNSNDLHGHEQQGEEHGYSFDYVAHPKYEFSYGVEDHQTGDFHGQKERRDGSNVSGQYSVKEPNGSVRVVSYRADKDGFHAVVHTSGKNEHTAGISGPSQGQPRVHDHQDGAQQEQQDYVSFYSAEDGY, encoded by the exons ATGCTGGAAAGTTGCAGTTCTCACTTGGTCGGCTTAAATACCGTGATGGGAAACACGAGGATCAAG GTCGGTATCGCCTTGACCATCGCGCTGGCTCTCGGCCATCGATCACGGGGCGGCGTGATATCCCTGGACGGAGAGGATTTCCACCAACAACAGGATCCTGAGCAACATGATTCACTGGCAACCTCGTACCTCCAGTTTCACGGGCCTGTCGAGGGGCCCGTGTACGAGGTGAAAGTGCCGTATTCGGTGAATCACGGGGACAACTCGAACGATTTGCACGGCCACGAACAACAGGGGGAGGAACACGGCTACTCGTTCGACTACGTGGCGCATCCCAAGTACGAGTTCTCGTACGGCGTGGAGGATCATCAGACGGGCGATTTTCACGGGCAGAAGGAGAGGCGGGACG GGAGCAACGTGTCCGGCCAATACAGCGTGAAGGAACCGAACGGCAGCGTTCGGGTGGTCAGTTATCGGGCGGACAAGGATGGATTTCACGCCGTGGTGCACACTTCCGGGAAAAACGAGCACACGGCCGGCATCTCCGGCCCCAGTCAAGGCCAGCCGAGAGTTCACGATCACCAAGATGGGGCGCAACAGGAACAACAAGATTACGTCTCCTTTTACTCGGCCGAGGACGGATATTGA